CCGGATTCGTCCCGATGATCACCCCTACCCTGGTCCGTCCCGAGACGATGCAGGGCACCGGCTTCGATGTGGCGCACGACGCCGAGATCTACCGCCTGGCCGAAGACGATCTGTACCTGGTGGGCACGTCCGAGGTGCCGCTGGCCGGCTACCACGCAGACGAAATCCTTGAGCTCGACGGCGGCCCGGTCCGCTACGCCGGCTGGTCCTCCTGCTACCGCCGCGAAGCCGGCTCGCACGGCAAGGACACCCGCGGCATCATCCGCGTCCACCAGTTCAACAAGGTGGAAATGTTTGTCTACACCCGGCCGGAGGATGCAGCGGAAGAGCACCAGCGGCTGCTGGCCTGGGAAGAGGAAATGCTGGCCAAGGTCGAACTGCCCTACCGGGTCATCGACACGGCGGCCGGCGATCTGGGCATGTCCGCGGCGCGGAAGTTCGACTGCGAGGCCTGGGTTCCCACCCAGAATGCCTACCGCGAGCTGACTTCCACCTCCAACTGCACCACCTTCCAGGCCCGGCGCCTGAACATCCGCGAACGCCAGGCCGAGGGCAAGGGCACCCGCGCGGTTGCCACCCTGAACGGAACCCTGGCCACCACCCGGTGGATCGTCGCCATCCTGGAACATCACCAGAACCCGGACGGCTCGGTTAATGTCCCGGCTGCGCTTCAGCCGTACCTGGGCGGCCTGGAAGTCCTTCCGGTCCTCTAGCTCCATCCCAGGCCGGCGGGACCGAAGGGCACTGCCCTTCGGTCCCGCCGTCGTTTACCCGGGCGCGCATCCGCGGTCCGGCGGTATGTCCTGTGGCGGCTGTCCTAGCCGCCTTCCTTACCGATCTGCTTAGATAAAACGATGACAACTTTGAGTACCGCTGGCATCGAAGACCAGCGAACCCCTGACAAGCGGCACCTGGTAGCCCTCGACGTAGACGGAACCCTCGTGGACCACGACGGCCACATGTCCCCGGGCGTGCGCGAGGCCGCACGAAAGGCCCTGCAGGCAGGGCATCACCTGGTGGTGGCCACCGGCAGGTCCTACGGGGCCGCGTTGCCCATCCTCGAACTCCTGGGCCTGACCCAGGGATACTGCGTGTGCTCCAACGGTGCCGTGACCCTGCGCCTGGACCCCACCCTCGAAGACGGCTACGAAGTGATGGACCGTGTGGTCTTCGACCCGAAACCGGCACTGGCCGCGCTGCGGGCGAAGCTTCCAACCGCAAAATTCGCCCTGGAGGACGCTGAAGGGCGCTTCCTGTCCACCGAACGCTTCCAGGACGCCAGCTTCGGCGCCGAAGCCCTCGCCGTGGACTTTGAGTCGATGCTGGAGGCACAGGCCGTACGAGTGGTTGTCTTCAGTACCGACAGCACCGCGGAGGAATTCGGCGACGCGGTGGAGGCGATCGGCCTGCACGGCGTGACGTACTCCGTGGGCTGGACTGCCTGGCTGGATATCGCCGCCTCCGGTGTTACCAAGGCCAGCGCGCTGGAACTGGTCCGCCGCCGGTTGGAAGTCGATCCGACGCTGACCATTGCCCTGGGCGACGGCCGCAACGACATCGAGATGCTGGACTGGGCCGCCCGCGGCGTGGCCATGGGACAGGCGCCGGACGAGGTCCTGGCAGCAGCCTCCGAGGTCACCGGCACGGTCTACGAGGACGGTGCGGCGAGCGTGCTGTCCAGCGTGCTGGACGAGGCCTAGCTCACGCCCGGTAGGGGAGTGCGGCCGGCGGAAGTGAGGCCGGGCCGTAGACCAGTCCCAGCAGCCGCGCGGCGGCCGGACGGGTGGCCCATTCTTCACTCCAGTGGGACCGGACCACTGCCTTACTCACGGCCTGCGCCGTGATTCCCAGTTCCTGGGCCACGAATTTCTGCTGCCCGCGCGCTCCCGGGGTCATCAGGTCCAGTACCTTCCACTCGGCCTCGGACCGAGCGGCCACAATCAGGCCCAGCAGGCGCAGCACGGCTTCCGCCTCCGCTGCCAGTTCCGCATCCGGCCCGTCCACCGCCAGCGGCACACGGTCGCCGGTGCGCTGGGCGCGCTCCACGGCACGCCGCGAGTAGACCAGTCCGTAGCCCCGTGCGTCCAGCAGATCGTCGGGGAGGGGAACCTGGAGCTCGCCGACGCCCACCCCTACGTGCCAGCGGCGCTGCCGGACCGCTGTCAGCGCGGCTTCCACAGCGGTGGCTGCATCCGTCAGCACCCCCTGGGCTTCGTCACCGACGGTGCGCTGGAAGGGAACGGCGGCAGGCAGATGCCGAAGGGAACGGATCAGGTCCGGAACCAGGTCCCCGACCTCCCGGGAGTCCCGCTGGTTGATGGTCAGCACAAAATGCATGGCATCAGCATGTCAGATCCCTGGGGAAAACAACCGAATCCGGTTGTGGCGCGCCCCAGCTGTAGTCGGGAGCTGTAGAGTCGGGCGCATGACCAGCCAAGACCAAGCGCCCGGCCCGGATCGCCGCCCGCTGCTTCGCCTGCTGTTCGGCGCGGGCGTTGTCCTCCTGGGCGTGTGGGCGGCCTGGCTGACCTCCAGTTGGATTGTCCTTGCGGCAGCCGTACTGGTGGCGGTTGTCCCGGCCAGGACCCATGCGGGAGACCTGCGCGCATGGGCGCGGCGCAGGGCACACGGCAACTGAGATTGCCTTAGTTAAACGCCGACGGCGGCCGCTCCCGCAAGGGGAGCAGCCGCCGTCGTACCGGCAAGCCGGTAGGAAGAACTAGTTGTTGATGGGGTTGGCGTCGACGTCGCGGCCCTGGGCCTCGTCCTCTTCGTGGCCTTCGCCGTGTGCCTTGAAGCGCTCCAGGGATGCCTTGACCTCGGCTTCGGCGTCCTCGCGGCCCGCCCAGTCAGCGGCTTCAACCCACTTGCCCGGCTCCAGGTCCTTGTACTTCGTGAAGAAGTGCTTGATCTCGTCGAGCAGGAAGTCGGAGACGTCCGAGATGTCCTGGATGTGGTTGAAGCGCGGGTCCACGGGAACGCAGAGAACCTTGGCGTCTCCGCCGCCGTCGTCAACCATGTTGAATACGCCGATGGGGCGGGATTCCACCAGTACGCCGGGCATCAGGTCGAAGTCCTGCAGCATCACCAGCGCGTCCAGGGGATCGCCGTCCTCGCCGAGGGTGTTCTCGAAGTACCCGTAGTGGGTGGGGTAGGCCATGGACGTGAACAGGACCCGGTCCAGGCGCAGGCGGTGCGTTTCGTGGTCAATTTCGTACTTGACCCGGGATCCCTTGGGGATCTCGATGGTGACGTCGAGCGTCATGGGCGTTTCGGGCATTGCGACTCCTCACTGGCGTGGCCCGCGGAGGAACCACTGGAAAGATTTGGCTGGCGATCATGCGCCGGCATGCCCCGCGACCGGAAAGATCGGGGCGGACGCCGGCGTCGGTCTAGTGTTAAAGATATATGTCCTGTGCACAGAACGTGTGCAGGGCCGGAACGGGCCGGGCAAGCCGGCGGAAATGAAAGAGTCGGTGGGACATGTCTCGGATGTTCTCCGGCACTCTGCTGGCCCTGGCCTTCGCAGTGCTGCTGGTTCCGCTGGCTTGCTATGCCCTCCCGCCGGTTGCCCAAGCCCTGACCGAACCGCGGCTGCAGCGCGCCGAGGTGGTTCCCGGCTACCAGCAGGCACCCGTGAAGCTCACGGACAGCGCGCTGGTGTCTGCTCCGAAGGCGTCGGACCCGATGCCGGATGCGGAGCAGCTGGGGCGCCTGCTGGACGCAGAACTGGCCGTGGACGGCAGCGGCACCTTCTCCGCCGTGGTGCAGGACGCGCTCACCGGCACGGTGCTTTATGAGCGCGACGGCGCCGCCGGGCTGGCCCCCGCCTCAAGCCTCAAGGTCCTGACTGCCGCCGCAGCGCTGTCCGCGATGGACGGCGGGACGCGCTTTCCCACCACCGCGCTGCCGGGGGAAGACCCCGGCACCGTGGTCCTGCGCGGCGGCGGCGATGTGCTGCTGACTGCCGGATTGTCGGACCCCGATTCCGTGGCTGGCCGCGCCGGGCTGGCCACCCTGGCCGAAAAGACCGCCGCGGCGCTTGCCGAAAAGGAAACCGCAGGCCCGGTGAAGGTGCTGGTGGATGATTCGCTGTTCACCGGCCCGGCGCTTTCGGACGCGTGGGGGGAAGCCGACGTCGCGGCGGGCGAGATCGCCCCGATCCATTCCCTTGCGGTGAGTTCGGCGTGGGCAGAGGAAGGCACCGGGCCTGGACCCCGCGTTGGCGACGCCGCCCTGTCCGCCGGGGAGTCCTACCGCGCCGCGCTGGCTGCCGCCCTGGCACCCAGGGGCATCGACGTCGAGCTGTCTGTTGAACGCGGCGCCGCTCCGGCAGGCGCTGATGCCCTCGCCGAGGTCCGCTCCGCACCGCTGGCCGAACAGGTCGACTACATGCTGCTGAACTCGGACAATTACCTGGCGGAGGTGCTGGCCCGGCTCAGCGCCGCTGCGACGGACCGGGAGGCATCCTTTGCCGGGGGAATCGAGACCGTTGCAGCCGAAGTGACCGCCCTTGGCGTGGACCCCGGAGCAATGGTGCTCGGGGATACCAGCGGCCTGTCCGGTGAAACGTCAGTGTCCGCCTCGCAGTTGAACTCGCTGATGCAGATCCTCCTCACCACTACCGATCCCGATCTGCGCGCTGTCGCGGACGGACTGCCCGTTGCTGCCCTGAGCGGAACGCTGGCCGGGCGGTATGACGAGACCGCCGATTCGGGAGCGGCGGGGATTGTGCGGGCCAAGACGGGAACCCTGCTGGCGGTCACCGCGCTGACCGGGTACGCCGCCGACGCCGACGGCCGGGTACTTGCCTTCACTTTCATAGCCAGCGGCCTGGACGGAAACACCCAGCAGGCACGGGATGCGGTGGATTCCGCCGCCGCGGTGCTGGCCGGGTGCGGCTGCCGCTAACGGCGGGCAGACGGTTCCTTCCCCCAAGGTGGTGTGGCGCCGGAAGCCAATGTGGTCGAATGGAGCAATGGAGAGCAACGAGCGAAGCCGTCCGACCCCCGTCCCCGCGCCTTCCGCCCCTGCAGGGCAAAATACCGACGCCCATCCGTCTGCCGGCGGGGCGCCGTCCCTGGTGAACTGGGACCTGGCGGCTTCCACCGCCGCGGCCATGGTGGCGCCCGGACCGAAGATGTCCGCCCGCGAGATCCGCGACGCCGTGGCGGACCTGCGGGCCGCCGCCGACGCCTCCGTTGCGCACGTCCACCGCATCACCGGCCTGGACGCCGCCCGGGACCTGCGGGACTCGGACGTGCTGATTGTGGACCGGGCCTCCTGGGCCCGCGCCAACTCGCAGAGCTTCTCGGTGCTGATGGGACCGGCCCTGCAGCACCTGGCCGAAACCCGGCCGGAACAGCTGGCCGCCGCCAACACCGCACTGGGCGGAACCATGACCGGCGCGCAGTTGGGCACTATCCTCGCCTTCCTCTCGAGCAAGGTCCTGGGCCAGTACGATCCCTTTGCCGCGCTGGGCGGCGTCGGCAAACCCGGCGGGCGGCTGCTGCTGGTGGCCCCGAACATCGTCACGCTGGAACGCGAACTGAACGTGGAACCCGCCGACTTCCGCCTCTGGGTCTGCCTGCACGAGCAGACGCACCGGGTGCAGTTCGCCGCCGCTCCCTGGCTGCGCGGGCACATGCTGGAGCAGATCAGCCAGCTCTCCAACGGCATGATGGACAAGGCGCAGACCATTTCCGAGCGGTTGGGCTCCGCCGTGAAGGCGCTGGCAGCACCCAAGGGCGGCGTGGACGCCGACGGCGTGCCGCACAAGTCCGTGGACCTGCTCTCCCTGCTGCAGGATCCGGAGGACAAGGAACGCCTGTCGCACCTGACGGCCGTGATGTCGCTGCTGGAAGGCCACGCGAACGTGGTCATGGACGCCGTGGATGCGAGCATCGTGCCCAGCGTCAAAACCATCCGGCAGCGGTTCAACAACCGCGGCGCCAAGCGCACCTGGATTGACCGCTTCTTCCGCCAGGTCATGGGGTTGGATGCCAAGATGCGCCAGTACAGCGACGGCGCGCGCTTTGTCCGCGCCGTCACCGACTCGGTGGGCATGGAAGGCTTCAACCGGGTGTGGGAGCGCCCTGAAAACCTCCCGACCGAAGCGGAGATCCACTCCGCGGACCTATGGATTGCCCGGATGGGACTGTAACTGAACGTGCTCGACGAAAACTCCAACAACTCCACCAACACCGGCTCCCCAGCGGACACCGCGGCACCTCCCGCCCGACCGGCGCCGCGGGTACGCAAACGGCTCCTTCCGACGCTGGGGGATGCCCGCAACAGCATCCGCGACACCCTGCGCGACGCCGGCCTGGCCCCGGGCGGAGACCATCCGCCGCTGATCCTGGTTGCCTGCAGCGGCGGGCCCGATTCCCTTGCCCTGGCGCTGGCCGCCTCGTTCTTCTCCCGGCGGGGGGACTACCGGGTCGGCGCCGTCGTCGTTGATCACTCCCTGCAGCCGGGCAGTGCCGACGTGGCCGCCTCCGCGCGGGGCAAGCTGGAAGGGATGGGCCTGGAGCCCGTCCTCGTCCGGAAGGTGGAAGTGCCGGCCTCCGGCATGGGACCCGAAGCGGCGGCACGGACGGTCCGTTATGCCGCACTGGACGCTGCAGTGGAGGAACTGGACGCCGACGCCGTCCTGCTTGGCCATACCCTTGACGATCAGGCCGAGCAGGTGCTGCTGGGCCTGATGCGCGGTTCCGGCACCCGGTCCCTGGCCGGCATGCCCGCTGTACGGGGAAAGTACCTGCGGCCCTTCCTGGGCCTGCGCAGGGAGCAGACCGTCGAGATCTGCGAGCACGCCGGGCTGGATCCCTGGCACGATCCCAGTAACCAGGATCCCGCCTACGCCCGGTCCCGGGTCCGTACAGAAGTGCTGCCGTTCCTGGAAGAAAAGCTGGGCCCCGGCATCGCCGAAGCGTTGTTCCGTTCCTCACGTATCCTCTCCGCCGACGCCGACTACCTGGACGCCGTCGCGGCGCAGGCCTTTGCGGAGCTGCGCGTCGCGGGTCCGGCCGGTGACGTCCCGGATTCCGAGGAGCTGCTGCTGCCCGAAGAGCAGCTGCGGAACCTTGCCCCCGCCGTCCGCCAGCGCGTACTGGCCCTCGCCGCGCTCGAACTCGGCGGTGCGCAGCCGAGCTACGAGCGCCTCGCGGCGGTCCAGTCGCTGCTGCGGCGGACCGGGTCGGCGGGACCCGTCCAGCTGGTGGGGAAAGTCAGCGTCTACCGCCAGCCGCGCGCCAAAACGGTTCACCACGGCGGCTCAAGCTATGGCAATCTTGTGTTTAGGAAAAAGAGCAGCACCTAACATCCAAAGCTGCAACACCTCGCACCCGGGAGTCATTCGTGGATTCACACGACGTCCAGTCAGATCTCAAGCACGTTCTCTACACCAAGGAACAGATCCAAACCCGGATCAATGAACTGGCGGCCGAAATTGACCGCGACTACGCCGGCCGCGACGTCCTGCTGGTCGGCGTGCTCAAGGGAGCCGTGATGGTTATGGCTGACCTCTCCCGCGCCCTGCACAGCCACGTCACCATGGACTGGATGGCAGTGTCCTCCTACGGCTCCGGCACGCAGTCCTCCGGCGTCGTCCGTATCCTCAAGGACCTTGAGACGGACCTGCTCGGCAAGCACGTGCTGATTGTCGAGGACATCATCGACTCCGGCCTCACGCTCTCCTGGCTGCGCGCCAACCTGGAATCCCGCGGACCGGCCAGCGTGGAAATCTGCACCCTGCTGCGCAAGCCGGATGCGGCCAAGGTGGAAATCGACGTTAAGTATGTCGGTTATGAAATCCCCAACGAGTTCGTTGTCGGTTTCGGCCTGGACTTTGCAGAGCGGTACCGCAACCTGGACTTCATCGGCACCCTCGCGCCGCACGTTTACGAATAACGGTTCCGGCCCCGTTCCTCCCGGTCACCTGCAGGGACCGTTCCGCACGCGCTGCTCTACGCCCTGAGGGAACTAAACCCTTCCCCGGACCGTGTTCTTCTGGGGGACCGTGTATAGCTAGTAGGTAAATTCCGCGCATACCAGCGTTGTTGACCAGGAGGGACGGGGCATTAGCCCTGACGACGAATGAAATCCAAGAACTTCTTCAAGGGGCCGGTCATTTGGATCGCGCTGGCATTGGCCGCTCTTTTGATCATCGTGCCGAGCCTTACTGCCACCAGGGCCACGCAAGTGGACACCAAGGAAGGCATCGAGCTTCTCGACCAGGACAAAGTCTCGCAGGCGAAGATCTATGACGGCGAGCAGCGGGTCGACCTGACATTGAATGACAGCGGCGTTGATGACAAGGGCGTCACTGACGTCCAGTTCTACTTCAGCACTGCGCGCGGCGAGGAAATAGTCCAGGCGGTCAACGATTCCGGGGCTAACTACACCGACCAGCCGGTGCAGACCAACTGGTTCACCAGCTTCCTCGGATTGTTCCTGCCGTTCATCATCATCGGCCTGATTTTCTGGTTCCTGATGTCCCGCATGCAGGGCGGCGGCTCCCAGGTGATGAAGTTCGGCAAGTCCAAGGCCAAGCTGACCAACAAGGACATGCCCCAGGTAACCTTCGACGACGTCGCGGGCGCCGACGAAGCCGTCGAGGAACTGCACGAGATCAAGGAATTCCTGCAGGATCCGGGCAAGTTCCAGGCCGTGGGCGCAAAGATCCCCAAGGGCGTGCTGCTCTACGGCCCTCCCGGCACCGGTAAGACCCTGCTGGCCCGCGCCGTCGCCGGCGAGGCCGGTGTGCCGTTCTACTCGATCTCCGGCTCGGACTTCGTTGAAATGTTCGTCGGTGTGGGCGCCTCCCGCGTCCGTGACCTCTTCGAACAGGCCAAGTCCAACGCCCCGGCCATCATTTTCGTGGACGAGATCGACGCCGTCGGGCGCCACCGCGGCGCCGGCGTCGGCGGCGGAAACGACGAACGCGAGCAGACGCTGAACCAGCTGCTGGTGGAGATGGACGGCTTTGACGGCAATACCAACGTCATCCTGATCGCTGCCACCAACCGGCCCGACGTCCTGGACCCGGCACTGCTGCGTCCGGGCCGCTTCGACCGCCAGATCGGCGTCGAGGCCCCCGACATGCAGGGCCGCCTGCACATCCTGCAGGTCCATGCCAAGGGCAAGCCGATGGCTCCGGGAGTGGATCTCGAGACCGTCGCGCGGAAGACTCCGGGCTTCACCGGCGCGGACCTGGCCAACGTCCTGAACGAAGCAGCGCTGCTGACCGCCCGCTCCAACGCGGACCTGATTGACGACCGCGCACTGGACGAGGCCATCGACCGCGTGATCGCCGGCCCGCAGAAGCGCAGCCGCGTCATGAAGGAACTTGAACGCAAGATCACCGCCTACCACGAAGGCGGACACGCCCTCGTGGCCGCGGCACTGCGGAACACGGACCCGGTCACCAAGGTGACCATCCTGCCGCGCGGCCGGGCACTCGGCTACACCATGGTCCTGCCGCAGGACGACAAGTACTCGATCACACGCAACGAGCTCCTGGACCAGCTCGCCTACGCAATGGGCGGCCGCGTCGCCGAGGAGATCGTCTTCCACGACCCCTCCACCGGTGCCTCCAATGACATCGAAAAGGCCACGTCCACGGCCCGCAAGATGGTCACCCAGTACGGCATGAGCGAGCGGATCGGTTCGGTCAAGCTTGGCTCGGGCGGCGGAGAGCCGTTCCTGGGCCGGGACATGGGCCAGGAACGCAACTACTCCGACCAGGTGGCCTACGTGGTTGACGAGGAGGTTCGGCGCCTGCTGGACAACGCGCATGACGAGGCGTACCAGATCCTCACCGAGAACCGCGACGTCCTCGACCGGCTCGCGTTGGAGCTGCTGGAGCGGGAGACCCTGAACCAGGCGGAGATCGCCGAGGTCTTCTCCGATGTGCGCAAGCGCGATGTCCGCGAAGTCTGGCTCTCCAAGCCCACTCGCCCCGTCCAC
This genomic stretch from Arthrobacter sp. zg-Y1110 harbors:
- a CDS encoding HAD family hydrolase, which encodes MTTLSTAGIEDQRTPDKRHLVALDVDGTLVDHDGHMSPGVREAARKALQAGHHLVVATGRSYGAALPILELLGLTQGYCVCSNGAVTLRLDPTLEDGYEVMDRVVFDPKPALAALRAKLPTAKFALEDAEGRFLSTERFQDASFGAEALAVDFESMLEAQAVRVVVFSTDSTAEEFGDAVEAIGLHGVTYSVGWTAWLDIAASGVTKASALELVRRRLEVDPTLTIALGDGRNDIEMLDWAARGVAMGQAPDEVLAAASEVTGTVYEDGAASVLSSVLDEA
- the ftsH gene encoding ATP-dependent zinc metalloprotease FtsH, encoding MKSKNFFKGPVIWIALALAALLIIVPSLTATRATQVDTKEGIELLDQDKVSQAKIYDGEQRVDLTLNDSGVDDKGVTDVQFYFSTARGEEIVQAVNDSGANYTDQPVQTNWFTSFLGLFLPFIIIGLIFWFLMSRMQGGGSQVMKFGKSKAKLTNKDMPQVTFDDVAGADEAVEELHEIKEFLQDPGKFQAVGAKIPKGVLLYGPPGTGKTLLARAVAGEAGVPFYSISGSDFVEMFVGVGASRVRDLFEQAKSNAPAIIFVDEIDAVGRHRGAGVGGGNDEREQTLNQLLVEMDGFDGNTNVILIAATNRPDVLDPALLRPGRFDRQIGVEAPDMQGRLHILQVHAKGKPMAPGVDLETVARKTPGFTGADLANVLNEAALLTARSNADLIDDRALDEAIDRVIAGPQKRSRVMKELERKITAYHEGGHALVAAALRNTDPVTKVTILPRGRALGYTMVLPQDDKYSITRNELLDQLAYAMGGRVAEEIVFHDPSTGASNDIEKATSTARKMVTQYGMSERIGSVKLGSGGGEPFLGRDMGQERNYSDQVAYVVDEEVRRLLDNAHDEAYQILTENRDVLDRLALELLERETLNQAEIAEVFSDVRKRDVREVWLSKPTRPVHSMPPVVSQKERRQAKEIGAPDPASVAPQDQIADADLPQDFDVSSNGLPQGSGNGSTPGRSGSNGSTPPEA
- the serS gene encoding serine--tRNA ligase gives rise to the protein MIDVNELRENPEKFRASQRARLADESLVDAIISADASRRDARTRYETLRAEQNAFGKRVAAAKGEEKQALLAEVKELAAAVKAAGAEADAIQAESDALMRRIPNLVSDGVPVGGEDDFEVVKTVGKPRDFEAEGFKPRDHLEIGELLGAIDMERGAKVSGSRFYFLRGVGARLELALLNMAMDQAVKAGFVPMITPTLVRPETMQGTGFDVAHDAEIYRLAEDDLYLVGTSEVPLAGYHADEILELDGGPVRYAGWSSCYRREAGSHGKDTRGIIRVHQFNKVEMFVYTRPEDAAEEHQRLLAWEEEMLAKVELPYRVIDTAAGDLGMSAARKFDCEAWVPTQNAYRELTSTSNCTTFQARRLNIRERQAEGKGTRAVATLNGTLATTRWIVAILEHHQNPDGSVNVPAALQPYLGGLEVLPVL
- the tilS gene encoding tRNA lysidine(34) synthetase TilS translates to MGDARNSIRDTLRDAGLAPGGDHPPLILVACSGGPDSLALALAASFFSRRGDYRVGAVVVDHSLQPGSADVAASARGKLEGMGLEPVLVRKVEVPASGMGPEAAARTVRYAALDAAVEELDADAVLLGHTLDDQAEQVLLGLMRGSGTRSLAGMPAVRGKYLRPFLGLRREQTVEICEHAGLDPWHDPSNQDPAYARSRVRTEVLPFLEEKLGPGIAEALFRSSRILSADADYLDAVAAQAFAELRVAGPAGDVPDSEELLLPEEQLRNLAPAVRQRVLALAALELGGAQPSYERLAAVQSLLRRTGSAGPVQLVGKVSVYRQPRAKTVHHGGSSYGNLVFRKKSST
- a CDS encoding inorganic diphosphatase: MTLDVTIEIPKGSRVKYEIDHETHRLRLDRVLFTSMAYPTHYGYFENTLGEDGDPLDALVMLQDFDLMPGVLVESRPIGVFNMVDDGGGDAKVLCVPVDPRFNHIQDISDVSDFLLDEIKHFFTKYKDLEPGKWVEAADWAGREDAEAEVKASLERFKAHGEGHEEDEAQGRDVDANPINN
- a CDS encoding zinc-dependent metalloprotease, coding for MESNERSRPTPVPAPSAPAGQNTDAHPSAGGAPSLVNWDLAASTAAAMVAPGPKMSAREIRDAVADLRAAADASVAHVHRITGLDAARDLRDSDVLIVDRASWARANSQSFSVLMGPALQHLAETRPEQLAAANTALGGTMTGAQLGTILAFLSSKVLGQYDPFAALGGVGKPGGRLLLVAPNIVTLERELNVEPADFRLWVCLHEQTHRVQFAAAPWLRGHMLEQISQLSNGMMDKAQTISERLGSAVKALAAPKGGVDADGVPHKSVDLLSLLQDPEDKERLSHLTAVMSLLEGHANVVMDAVDASIVPSVKTIRQRFNNRGAKRTWIDRFFRQVMGLDAKMRQYSDGARFVRAVTDSVGMEGFNRVWERPENLPTEAEIHSADLWIARMGL
- the dacB gene encoding D-alanyl-D-alanine carboxypeptidase/D-alanyl-D-alanine-endopeptidase produces the protein MSRMFSGTLLALAFAVLLVPLACYALPPVAQALTEPRLQRAEVVPGYQQAPVKLTDSALVSAPKASDPMPDAEQLGRLLDAELAVDGSGTFSAVVQDALTGTVLYERDGAAGLAPASSLKVLTAAAALSAMDGGTRFPTTALPGEDPGTVVLRGGGDVLLTAGLSDPDSVAGRAGLATLAEKTAAALAEKETAGPVKVLVDDSLFTGPALSDAWGEADVAAGEIAPIHSLAVSSAWAEEGTGPGPRVGDAALSAGESYRAALAAALAPRGIDVELSVERGAAPAGADALAEVRSAPLAEQVDYMLLNSDNYLAEVLARLSAAATDREASFAGGIETVAAEVTALGVDPGAMVLGDTSGLSGETSVSASQLNSLMQILLTTTDPDLRAVADGLPVAALSGTLAGRYDETADSGAAGIVRAKTGTLLAVTALTGYAADADGRVLAFTFIASGLDGNTQQARDAVDSAAAVLAGCGCR
- the hpt gene encoding hypoxanthine phosphoribosyltransferase, which encodes MDSHDVQSDLKHVLYTKEQIQTRINELAAEIDRDYAGRDVLLVGVLKGAVMVMADLSRALHSHVTMDWMAVSSYGSGTQSSGVVRILKDLETDLLGKHVLIVEDIIDSGLTLSWLRANLESRGPASVEICTLLRKPDAAKVEIDVKYVGYEIPNEFVVGFGLDFAERYRNLDFIGTLAPHVYE